From the genome of Triticum aestivum cultivar Chinese Spring chromosome 3B, IWGSC CS RefSeq v2.1, whole genome shotgun sequence, one region includes:
- the LOC123070087 gene encoding pentatricopeptide repeat-containing protein At5g55740, chloroplastic, which translates to MAPLPLPLPATPYPPKPHESPRPAPLHAALASLSQQGSDHGSLRDAFALVSRAERQSSPGAAVAVGPEVYVSLLQCCVAAGSLPAGRQVHAAAVKRGPYYCRHAYIGTKLAVFYARCGALADAERVFDALPKKNAFAWAAVIGLWSRAGLHARALDGYIDMLQAGVPADNFVVPSVLKSCAGIGMVGTGRALHGYAWKAGFMECVYVLSSLVDFYGKCGEVDDAREVFDAMTETTVVTWNSMLMAYINNGRIDDAVELFYQMRVEGVLPTRASVLSLLSASADFEALDWGRQGHAVAVSSGLAMDVIWGSSIINFYCKVGLVEAAEAVFEQMVERDAVTWNLMISGYLQDGQTDKALITCRKMLQSGLRFDCVTLASIIMACMTSCGMEMGRVAHGYAVRNNLESDQAVACGLIELYMSSERTEHARRLFDVMSCRDMVMWRVMISAYADRGMSSQALKVLYQMQHEGISPSAACWDSVISAFMKNEQIDEALEIFNEMLITKTRPNLRTWSLLISGLSRNGMHCEVMNLCCKMQEVEPAPSPTIFSAALVAMKAAASVQYGKAMHACIVKKGLLLSKSVMQSLLNMYGSFSDRTTVESLLGLLAAAQ; encoded by the coding sequence ATGGCTCCGCTTCCTCTCCCCCTTCCCGCCACTCCCTACCCACCCAAACCCCACGAGTCCCCGCGGCCCGCCCCTCTCCATGCCGCGCTCGCCTCCCTCTCCCAGCAAGGCAGCGACCACGGCAGCCTCCGCGACGCCTTCGCCCTCGTCTCCCGCGCCGAGCGCCAGTCGAGCCCCGGCGCTGCCGTTGCCGTCGGCCCGGAGGTGTACGTGTCCCTCCTGCAGTGCTGCGTCGCCGCGGGGTCCCTCCCCGCGGGACGCCAGGTGCACGCTGCCGCCGTCAAGCGCGGGCCCTACTACTGCCGCCACGCCTACATCGGCACCAAGCTCGCGGTCTTCTACGCCCGATGCGGCGCGCTGGCGGACGCCGAGCGCGTGTTCGACGCGCTACCCAAAAAGAACGCCTTCGCCTGGGCCGCCGTCATCGGATTATGGAGCCGCGCCGGGCTGCACGCCAGGGCCCTCGACGGGTACATCGACATGCTGCAGGCGGGCGTCCCCGCGGACAACTTCGTCGTGCCTAGCGTGCTGAAGTCATGCGCCGGGATTGGGATGGTCGGGACCGGGAGGGCGCTGCACGGGTACGCCTGGAAGGCGGGGTTCATGGAATGCGTATACGTATTGAGCAGCCTGGTGGACTTCTACGGGAAGTGCGGCGAGGTGGATGACGCGCGGGAGGTGTTTGATGCAATGACGGAGACGACGGTGGTGACCTGGAACTCCATGTTGATGGCGTATATAAACAATGGGAGAATCGATGATGCTGTGGAATTGTTCTACCAGATGAGGGTTGAAGGCGTTCTGCCGACGAGGGCGAGCGTTCTTAGCCTTCTGTCTGCATCAGCCGATTTTGAAGCTCTTGATTGGGGTAGGCAGGGCCATGCCGTGGCCGTATCGAGTGGCTTGGCGATGGATGTGATTTGGGGGAGCTCAATCATCAACTTTTACTGTAAGGTTGGGCTGGTCGAGGCTGCGGAGGCCGTGTTTGAGCAGATGGTTGAAAGAGACGCTGTTACATGGAATTTGATGATTTCTGGGTATTTGCAGGATGGGCAGACCGACAAGGCTTTGATCACTTGTCGAAAAATGCTCCAGTCTGGCCTTAGGTTTGATTGTGTGACGTTGGCGTCCATTATCATGGCTTGCATGACATCCTGTGGTATGGAGATGGGCAGAGTTGCTCACGGCTATGCAGTTAGAAACAACCTTGAATCAGACCAAGCAGTTGCTTGTGGCCTGATAGAGTTATATATGAGTAGTGAAAGGACTGAACATGCACGCCGGCTGTTCGATGTGATGAGTTGCAGAGACATGGTCATGTGGAGAGTGATGATTTCTGCTTATGCAGATCGTGGGATGAGTTCTCAGGCTCTCAAGGTTTTATATCAGATGCAGCATGAGGGCATATCTCCAAGTGCAGCGTGCTGGGATTCAGTCATTTCAGCTTTTATGAAGAATGAGCAGATTGATGAGGCCCTAGAGATCTTCAATGAGATGCTAATAACAAAAACACGCCCAAATCTACGCACATGGAGCCTGTTAATAAGTGGCTTGTCTCGAAATGGTATGCACTGCGAGGTAATGAACCTGTGCTGCAAGATGCAGGAAGTTGAGCCAGCACCAAGCCCAACAATTTTCTCGGCAGCACTTGTTGCCATGAAAGCTGCAGCTTCAGTGCAATATGGAAAGGCAATGCATGCGTGCATTGTAAAGAAGGGCCTATTGTTGTCCAAATCCGTGATGCAATCCCTGCTAAACATGTATGGCAGTTTCAGTGACAGAACCACGGTAGAAAGTTTACTAGGCTTGCTTGCTGCTGCACAGTAA